The proteins below come from a single Eucalyptus grandis isolate ANBG69807.140 chromosome 3, ASM1654582v1, whole genome shotgun sequence genomic window:
- the LOC104448934 gene encoding fatty alcohol:caffeoyl-CoA acyltransferase: MAPLVQEVHFPQLHIPITIDRKFPVLPAGPIPASPGDSLYLSNLDDMIGARVFTPTVYFYRSNSLTSESRSLADVLHDALAAVLVPYYPLSGRMRETTNGKLEIFFEAGQGAIMVEAHSKMVLADLGDLTVPNPGWQPLVYRFPNEEPYKILDMPLLIAQVTMFSCGGFSLGLRLCHCICDGLGAMQVLRAWAATTKSGTLAIDPEPCWDREIFRPRAPPVVKFPHIEFRRIDDGSSLTKSLWIAKPVQRCYKISPEFQARVKTLAKDEVPCTTFDAMAAHIWRSWVKALDVKPEDYQLRLTFSVNGRQKLKNPPLKDGFYGNAVCVACAVSSVSELIGGSLSNTASLVHEARVGVSEEYLRSTIDYVEVHRPMRLEFGGKLTITQWTRFSIYESADFGWGRPLYAGPIDLTPTPQVCILLPGGESDPSGTMVVCICLPKSASEKFRELFSLID; encoded by the coding sequence ATGGCTCCTTTGGTGCAAGAAGTCCATTTCCCTCAGCTTCACATTCCGATCACGATTGACCGGAAGTTCCCAGTATTACCGGCAGGGCCTATTCCTGCTTCACCCGGTGACAGCCTTTACCTCTCAAACCTGGATGATATGATTGGAGCACGTGTTTTCACCCCAACAGTGTATTTTTATAGATCAAACTCGCTGACATCTGAATCGAGATCTCTCGCGGATGTACTACATGATGCTTTAGCAGCTGTTCTGGTTCCTTACTACCCTTTATCAGGCAGGATGAGAGAAACCACGAATGGAAAGCTGGAAATCTTCTTTGAAGCAGGTCAAGGGGCTATCATGGTGGAGGCTCACTCCAAAATGGTCTTAGCCGATCTAGGAGACCTGACCGTGCCTAACCCAGGTTGGCAGCCTCTGGTTTACCGGTTTCCCAATGAGGAGCCCTATAAAATCCTCGACATGCCATTACTTATTGCTCAGGTGACCATGTTTAGTTGCGGTGGCTTTAGCCTCGGACTAAGGCTTTGTCATTGCATCTGTGATGGGCTCGGAGCCATGCAAGTTCTGCGTGCGTGGGCTGCCACGACAAAGTCAGGAACTCTGGCTATAGATCCTGAGCCATGTTGGGACCGGGAAATATTCCGGCCTCGGGCTCCGCCAGTGGTGAAATTCCCACATATTGAGTTTAGGAGGATCGATGATGGATCGAGCCTCACGAAGTCCTTATGGATAGCCAAGCCGGTGCAGAGGTGTTACAAAATCAGCCCAGAGTTCCAAGCCAGGGTCAAGACTCTAGCTAAAGATGAAGTTCCATGTACAACTTTTGATGCTATGGCTGCCCATATCTGGAGATCATGGGTGAAAGCACTCGATGTAAAACCGGAAGACTACCAACTCAGGCTTACATTTTCTGTCAACGGTCGTCAGAAGCTGAAGAATCCACCATTGAAGGACGGGTTTTATGGTAATGCTGTTTGCGTAGCATGTGCAGTGAGCTCTGTGTCGGAGCTTATTGGCGGGAGTCTCTCAAACACAGCATCCTTGGTTCATGAAGCGCGGGTCGGCGTTTCGGAGGAGTATCTGAGATCTACAATTGATTATGTCGAAGTTCACAGGCCTATGAGGCTTGAGTTCGGCGGAAAGTTGACTATTACGCAGTGGACTAGGTTTTCCATTTATGAGTCGGCAGACTTTGGCTGGGGAAGGCCACTGTACGCTGGACCGATAGACCTGACCCCGACACCGCAAGTTTGTATTTTGCTTCCGGGAGGGGAATCTGATCCCAGTGGCACGATGGTCGTGTGCATTTGCTTGCCTAAGTCGGCGAGTGAAAAATTCAGAGAGCTTTTTAGTCTGATAGATTGA